The Eremothecium gossypii ATCC 10895 chromosome VII, complete sequence nucleotide sequence GACGGATATCGATAACCCTGTTGCAGTATATGTACGCACTGTAGTATATGGTCCCGATGGATGTCAAGAAGAAACCAATCGCGCCAATCATGGCCGCCTGGGAGCCGTAAGTCAGTAAGGTGGTCGAGATAGCAGAGAAAATGAGCCCGATATCCAACCATGACAAGAAAGTACGTTCAGTGGCAAAGTAAACTTTTGGTTCGATCCTCACAGGAACGCAGATGGTTTTGCCAGGAGGTGGTTCGATGAATGTGTCAACTGCATCCACACGAGGCCGATCGTAGTCAGCAAAGTTCAGGTAGTTTTCGAGGGCTGCATATGCACGGTAGTACAGGCGAACCACCGGATTCCGGGTAGAGCTGATTTTACGGCGGATGACAGAGTCGTTACGGGTACGCGGGAACGCAGGCGCCGCGGGTGCGGACTCTGGCGGGGGCTCAATCGAGCCGTATCCGATACGCTCCTCGGGATCCATGATGTTTCCTAGTCTGCTGTAGCCTGCATCATCAAGGAGTTCATCCTGCTCGTCCTCATCATCGCAATTGGGCCTGGTGATATTGATTTGCGTTGTGATCACGGGTTTCCGAATGTCCACGTCCATTTGTGGGAGCCAATATGGGATCGAATCAACGCGGTTGGGCAAGAGGGCGGCCATGCCGTGTAAGAACTTCGAGAATTTAGGAACTGGTTCAACAAGGTGCGAGCCGACAAGCTCGCGAACCCATTCTGGTGGCTCCTGACCAAGTTGGGTCTGCAATTTAACCTCTAACACGGCATACGGGAAGTACTCAACATCGTGCTCGGGTAACTGCTTAAATGGCCAATCAACGCCGATGTCCATCCTCCGCCAGTTGCCATTGGTTCTATCATAACCGTCGAAATCGTCTTCTCTGACCATTGTCAACTCGGTATCCAAAGAGATACGGACCCGCGCATCACCCGGTAATTGGAAGGCCGTCCGATTATAAAAAGAGCGCATGACGGGGCGCAACCGTTTCTTTAAGATGGTATATTGTATTTCCGTGGCAAGGGCTTCTAGGGCATCGATCTCTTGTGGCGTCTTCTTGTTTTCCTTCCGCATCTTGGCAAATGCCTGATTCGCAGTGTAAGTTCCCTTGATGAACCCATTCACGTAACGCTCTTTTAACGCAAAGCGAGCCTTAACAGACTTCTCACCAGTCCAACTCTCTCTGTGTGTTTTCCTCTCCACAAATATAGTATCAGCTGCCACGCCACCATACCACCGTAGGCGGTGTGCCTCGGCACCTTCGTCCTTCCGCAAACGTTGGTAGTACAAATCAAGATCCTTGTTATCAAAATAGATGGACGTGATAGCGCTATCCTCCTTCTCAAACTCCTTGTTCGTATTAAAGACTAGCACCGGTAGATGCTTCAAAATGATCAACTTGAGCTCTGTGATATTATCAGGATGCACCCAGTACTTGGTGGTCTGTCTGACGAAGTTTTGCTGCTTCCCACCCGCAGAAGCGTCCCCTCGGGCCGGATTTCCCCTTGTGCGGACAAAATCGTACATTTGGGAAATCTTGACAACAATTTCATCATAGTCCTCCTTAAAGAAAGGCTTGGAATCCATCCTAACCTGGAACACTGGCTTGAGCACAAACTTAGTCTTCTTGTCATGTTTTTTGATGATCTTCTGGAAACC carries:
- the VTC4 gene encoding Vtc4p (Syntenic homolog of Saccharomyces cerevisiae YJL012C (VTC4)), which codes for MKFGEHLSKSLIREYSYYYISYDDLKNELEENLERNGGEWSSDLETEFLESLEAELDKVYTFCKVKHNQVLRRVKDAEAKVRTTMGSIHSVSPAADEEFEVLEEELSDIIADVHDLAKFAMLNYTGFQKIIKKHDKKTKFVLKPVFQVRMDSKPFFKEDYDEIVVKISQMYDFVRTRGNPARGDASAGGKQQNFVRQTTKYWVHPDNITELKLIILKHLPVLVFNTNKEFEKEDSAITSIYFDNKDLDLYYQRLRKDEGAEAHRLRWYGGVAADTIFVERKTHRESWTGEKSVKARFALKERYVNGFIKGTYTANQAFAKMRKENKKTPQEIDALEALATEIQYTILKKRLRPVMRSFYNRTAFQLPGDARVRISLDTELTMVREDDFDGYDRTNGNWRRMDIGVDWPFKQLPEHDVEYFPYAVLEVKLQTQLGQEPPEWVRELVGSHLVEPVPKFSKFLHGMAALLPNRVDSIPYWLPQMDVDIRKPVITTQINITRPNCDDEDEQDELLDDAGYSRLGNIMDPEERIGYGSIEPPPESAPAAPAFPRTRNDSVIRRKISSTRNPVVRLYYRAYAALENYLNFADYDRPRVDAVDTFIEPPPGKTICVPVRIEPKVYFATERTFLSWLDIGLIFSAISTTLLTYGSQAAMIGAIGFFLTSIGTIYYSAYIYCNRVIDIRLRRAGDYEDKRGPPIVCGMLFASILFVFFCNLF